Part of the Xanthomonas sp. SI genome is shown below.
GGAAGGGCGCACGATCGAGGTGCAGATCCGTACCCACGAGATGCACGCGCAGGCCGAGCTGGGCGTGGCCGCGCACTGGAAGTACAAGGAAGGCGGCAAGGGCGCGGAGAAGGCGTTCGACCGCAAGATCACCTGGATGCGGCAACTGCTGGAGCAGTCGCAGGACGGCGAGCAGGGCGGGCTGGCCGGCGCGCTGGATGCCGAACTGGTCGAGGACCGGGTGTATGCGCTGACCCCGATGGGCGAGGTGATCGACTTGCCGCAGGGCGCCACACCGCTGGATTTCGCCTACCACGTGCACACCATGGTCGGGCATCGCTGCCGCGGCGCCAAGGTCAACAACCGCATCGTGCCGCTGACCCACAAGCTGCGCAGCGGCGACCGCGTCGAGATCCTGACCGGCAAGGAGGCCGAGCCGCGCCGCGACTGGCTGCTGCCGGCCAACGGCTACCTGGCCAGCGGTCGTTCGCGCGACAAGGTGCGCGCCTGGTTCCACAAGCTCGATCGCGCGCGCAACGTGCAGGCCGGCAAGGACCTGCTCGAGCGCGAACTCAAGCGCCTGGGCCTGCAGCATGCCGATCTGCTGCCGGCGGCGAAGAAGTTCCATGCCGACGGCATCGAGGAGCTGTACATCCAGGTCGCGCTGGGCGACGTCGGCCCCAGCCAGGTCGGCCGCGCCTTGCACGAGGCCGAACGCGCTGCGGCGCAGCCAGCCGCGCCGGCGCTGCCGCGGCCGACCGCGCGCCGCAGCGGCTTGGCCAAGTCCAAGTTCACCGTGCAGGGCGTGGGCAACCTGCTGGTGCAACTGGCGCGCTGCTGCCAGCCGGTGGCCGGCGAGCCGATCGCCGGCTACCTGACCCGCACCCGCGGCGTCACCGTGCACCGCGTCGATTGCGCGTCCTTCGCCCGGCTCGCCGCCAGCAACCCGCAACGGGTGCTGCCGGTGGAGTGGGGCCAGGCCGGCGGCGGCTACGAGGTGGACGTGCTGGTGCGGGCGATGGACCGGCGCTGGCTGCTCAAGGACATCACCAACCTGATCGCACAGGAGGACGCGCACGTGCTGGAGATCAACAGCGACAACGTGCGCGACAGCGGCCGTACCCAGCTGCGGCTGCGGCTGAAGGTCGGCGACTACGGTCAGCTGTCCACCTTGCTCGGCAAGCTCGACGCGCTGCCCGGGGTGGACGAGGCGCGGCGTCTGGGCTGACCCGGGCCGCGCGCTGCGTGCGCATGCATGGTCTTGCCATGCACGCACGCTAAGCTTGCGCGGTGAGCAAGCCGCCAGATCAGATCAAGGACGAACGCCGGCGCCCGCAACGGTCGGTGCCGCTGTGGCGCGATCGCCGTGTCTGGCGTTGCGTGCTGGCGGCCTTGCTGCTGGTGGCGATGACCCTGGTGGTGTTCCGCCGCCCGCTGGCCGATCTGCTGTGGCCGGAAACGCGTATCCAGCAACTGCTCGATCAGGGCAACGCCGCATTGCGCGCCGGCCGCCTCAGCGCGGCCGACGGCAGCGGCGCGCGCGAGCGCTACGAGGCGGCGCTGGCGCTGGACGGCGACCGCTCGCAGGCGCGGGCCGGGCTGGCCGCGACCGGCCGCGCCGCGCTCGGCCAGGCGCGTGCGGCGCTGGCCGCCGGGCGCTATGCGCAGGTGCGCTCGGCGTTGGCGCTGGCGCGCGCGCTGCAGGTGCCGCGCGCCGACGCCGATCGCATCGACGCCGCCTTGCGCCAGCGCGAGGCGGCGCATGCCGGGCTCGACCAACTGCTGCAAAAGGCGGCGCAGGCCCAGCGCGAGGGCCGCCTGGACGGCACGCCCGACGCGGCGCTGCCGCTGTACCGGCAGGTGCTGGAGTTCGCACCGGAACGGACCGAGGCACTGGAAGGTCGCGAGGATGCCTTGTCGGAATTGCTGCAGCGCGCGCAGGCGGCGCTGGCGCGCGGCGACGTGGCGGCGGCCGCGGCGCTGGTGGACAGCGCCCGCGACTACGATCCCGGACACGTCGACCTGCCGGCGGCGCAGGCGGCGCTGAATCGCGCGCTGGAAGCCTTGCAGCGCGAAGCCGATGCCGCGCTGCGCCGGCAGCGGCCGGACGCCGCGGCGCGCGCCCTGGCCAAGCTGCGTGCCGCGGCCCCCGATGCGGCCGGCGTGCGCGATGGCGAGGAACGCGTGGCCGCGGCGTATGCGGCGCAGGCCACGCGCGCCGCGGCCGATTTCCGTTTCGCCGAGGCCGAGCGCGCGCTGCAGAAGGGGCAGGCGATAGCGCCCGACAACCGTGCGCTGGCCGACGCGCGGCAGGCGCTGACGCGTGCGCGGCAAAGCCAGGCCACGCTGCATTCGCCGCTGTCGCCCGCCGCGCGCGCGCGCCGGCTGCAGACAGTGCTGACGCAGCTGCAGGCGGCCGAGGCGCGCGGCGACTGGCTGACCCCGCCAGGCAGCAGCGCCTACGACGCGCTGCAGGCGGCGCAGGTGCTGGCGCCGCGCGATGTGCGCGTGCGCAGTGCCGAGCAGCGTGTGCTGGCGGCGCTGCGGCGCTGCTTCGACGACGAGTTGCGGGGCAATCGGGTGCTGGCGGCGAGCGCGTGCTACGACGCCTGGCGTGCGCTGGCGCCGGGCGGCAACGGCGTAGCCGCGGCACGCCGGCGCCTGGCGCAGCGCTGGCTCGCGGTCGGCGACGAGCGCCTGAGCGCCGGCGATGCCGACTTCGCGCGCGAAGCCCTGCGCCGCGCCCGCGCGATCGATCCGGGCACACCGGAACTCGCCGCGTTCGAGCGCCGCTTGCGGAGTTTGTCGCCTGGGGGTTGAGCGGTTTTGTGTCGCGCCCGACCTTGCAGGAGGCTCCAGTGCCAGCGACGCCAAAGCTTGCTGTTTCTGTCGCGGTTGATTACCCGAGGACGCCGCAACCGCTCCTGCAGAAGCTGGCCGGCATACTGCTTGCGCTTCTTCGGACGCAATCCGAAACCGTTGGATCCACCGCTTCGTTTGTCGCGGCTGAAGCCGCTCCTACAGTGCACCCAGCAAGTTCGCTGCAAGCTTCTGTAGGAGCGGCTTCAGCCGCGACGCCTTACCGGTAGCGCATCCGGTCGATGGCCCGACTCCAGCCAGCGCCGCTTCTGTCCGGTTCTGTCGGGCGTCAACGAATCGCAGCACTCCTAGTCCAGAAACACCTGCCGCACCGTGGCGCGCGCCGCGTCCAGCGAGAAGTGAGTGGCGATGTTGCGCAGGCCGTTGCCGGCGAGCGTGTTCCACAGCGCCTCGTCGGTGTACAGCTGCGCCAGTGCGGCGACGAACTGCGGCGCGCTGTCGGCGATCAGCACGTCCTCGCCGTGGCGCAGGTGCATGCCTTCCACCGCGCAGGGCGTGGCCACCACCGGTTGCCCGTGCGCCATGCTCAGGTTGACCTTGCCCTTGACCCCGGCGCCGAAGCGCAGCGGCGCCACCGCGATGCGGATCTCGTCCATGTAGGCGGCGATGTCCGGTACGTAGCCGTGCAATTCCACCCCGGGTGTGGCCGCGCCGAGACGGCGGATGTCGTCGGGCATGTCGGCGCCGATGCAGTGGAAGTGCAGCTCCGGCAGCAGCGCGCGCAGCGGCGGGAATACCTCGTGCAGGAACCAGCGCACCGCATCCACGTTGGGCGCATGGCGGAAGCCGCCGACGAACACCAGATCGCGGCGCTGCGCCCACGGCAGGCCCGGTCCGGCCACCTCGTGCAGGTTGGAGATCAGCGCGGTGCGCACCTGCGGCGCCTCGCGTTGCAGCTGTTCGCGCTCGACCCCGCTGACCAGCACGGTGACATCGACCTGGGCCATCACCTCCAGCTCGCGCGTGCGGGTGCGTTCGGCCTCGCGCAGCAGCCGTGCGTCGCCGGCCAGCTCGGCGCCGCGGCGCTCGCGCAGGTAGTGCAGGTCGACGGTATCGAACAGTCGCCGCGCCTGCGGCGCGAAGCGGCGCAGCAGCGGCAGGCAGGCGTGGGCGACATGGTGGCGTACCAGCAGTACCGCATGGAAGCGCGCGCCGTGCTGCTGCAGGAACCCGCTCACGCTCTTCAGGTACGGCGCGTACCACACCTCCACGCCGAGCCGCTGCAGCGCCTCGCTGTGGCGGCTGGCGTACTCGCGGCCGCTGGGCACGAACACCACGTGCGCGCCTTCCTGCAGCAGCAGGCGGATCAGGTTGAGCTGGCGCAGCGAGGCCGAGTCGCGGTCCGGCTGCGGCACCGCCTCGTCGAGGATCAGCACCTGGCGCTGCTGCCGGTGCAGTTGCGCCGGGGTTGGCGTGGTGCCTGGCAGCAGCTGCTGCGCCAGCACATCGACCCATTTGGCCGCGAACACGCCGCGGTTGCGCACCTGATAGGCCTTGATGCCGCTGCCGGTATCGGTGCCGTTGCTGGTGCCCTCGTCGTGCACCACTTGGCTCGCTGGCTGCAGCAGGGTGCGCAGTCCGGCCTTGCGCACGGCGAAGGCGAGGTCGGTGTCTTCGTAGTAGGCCGGCATGTAGCGCGTGTCGAAGCCGCCCAGCGCCAGGAAGCGTTGGCGCTCGATCGCCAGCGCCGCGCCAGCGCCGTAATCGATGTCGCGCAGGTAGGCGTAGCGCGGATCGTCCGGCGATTCGAAGCGGCCGTAGCTCCAGGCGCTGCCGTCGGCGAAGACCACGCCGCCGGCTTCCTGCAGGCGTCCGTCCGGGTACAGCAGCTGCGCGGTGACCAGGCCGGCCTGCGGCACCTGCGCGAAGGTGTCCAGCAGCGCGTCCAGCCAGCCCGGCTGCGGCACCGTGTCGTTGTTGAGGAACACCAAGTAGCGTCCGCGCGCGCGCGCCGCGCCGTCGTTGCAGGTGGCGATGAAGCCGCCGTTCTGGCTGCGTACGTGGTAGTGCAGGCCCTGGAGTTGCGGCAGCCAGTGAATGGTCTCGTCGCTGCTGCCGTCGTCGATCACCAGGATCTCGCAGGCCGCCGCCGGCGGGTGCGCGGCCAGCGCGCGCAGGCAGGCGAGGGTATGCGCGACGTGGTTGTAGACCGGGATCACGATGCTGACCAGCGGCGCGTCGCTGGCCGGCACCGCGAAGGCGGCGAACGGCTGCGGCGCGACCGCGAACAGCGTGCGCCGCGGCGGCGGCAACGGCTGCGCATGCACCCGCAGCCGCTGCCAGGTGCTGCGCCAGCCGCGCGCGCGCAGGCTGGCCAGGCCGCGCCGCAACAGGCCGGCAAAACGGTTCAGGGCGTAGCGCAGGTTCGCCCAGGACATCGACATCCGTTGCAACTCCAGCTTAAACAAATGGGACCCCGCGCCGCGCTGCCTGCTGGCCTGCGCTAGACTCGCCGGAATTTACATTCTCGCATCCCCGTGCCACGACGCTACGACGACAACGACACCGACGATCAGGACACCGACGATCTCGACAGCGGCGCCTCGCCCTGGCGCCGGCGCCTGCTCACCTGGGGCCTGGCGGCCACCGCGCTGGGCCTGGGCTTCCTGATCCCGTACACGGTCTATCTGAACAAGCAGGTGACGCAGCGCTTCGGCGAACTGCGCTGGCAGATTCCGACCCGGGTCTACGCCCGCCCGCTGGGGCTGGCGCCGGACACGGCGATGGATGCGCAGACGCTGAAGACCGAACTGGACGCGGCCAGCTACCGCGAGGACGCCGGCGCGCAGCGTCCCGGCACCTACCAGCAGGACGGCAGCCGCTTCGTCATCGCCAGCCGCGGCTATATCGACGTGGACGGCCGGGTCGCGCCCAGGCGCGTGGAAGTGAGCCTGTCCGGCGGCCGCGTGGCGGCGCTGCGCGATGCGCAGACGCGCAAGTCGCTGACCGCCGCGCGGCTGGATCCGGCGCGCATCGCCACCTTGTACGGGCAGAAACAGGAAGAGCGGCGGCTGGTGCGGGTGGACGAAGTGCCCGAGCTGCTGGTCACCGGCCTGCAGGCGGTGGAAGACCGCGACTTCAACTACCACCACGGCATCGACCTCAGCGGCATGGTGCGCGCGGCGTGGGTGATGGTGCGCTCCGGCGGCAAGAGCCGGCAGGGTGCCAGCACCTTGACCCAGCAGCTGGCGCGCAGCGGCCTGCTCGGCATCGGCAAGGAGCAGACGCTCACCCGCAAGTTCAACGAGATCCTGTACGCGCTGATCATGGAAGCGCGCTACGACAAGCGCACCATCCTCGAGGCCTATCTGAACCAGGTCTACCTGGGCCAGCGCGGCAGCCAGGCGATCCACGGCGTGGCTTCGGGCGCGGAATTCTGGTTCGGGCGCGAACTGGATTCGCTGCCGCCGGAGCAGGTGGCGTTGCTGATCGGCCTGGTCAAGGGGCCGTCGTACTACGACCCGCGGCGCTTCCCCGAGCGCGCGATGGACCGGCGCAATTTCGTGCTCGGCAAGCTGCGCGAGAGCGAGCTGATCGACGAACCCACCTACCGCAAGGCGCTGGCCGCGCCGTTGGGCGTGCCGGCCAATCCGGGACTGGTCGCGGCCAACCGCTTCCCGGCCTACGTGGACCTGGTGCGCCGCCAGCTGGCGCGCGACTACCCGGAAAGCGCGCTGCAGGGCGCCGGGCTGAGCGTGCTGACCGGCATGTCGCCGTCGGCGCAGGCCTATGCCGAAGGCGCGGTGACCCGCACCCTCACCGCGCTGGAAACCAACAAGAAGCGCCCGCCGCTGCAGGCCGGGCTGGTGCTGACCGACACCCACAACGGCGACGTGCTGGCGGTGGTCGGCAGCCGCGACGTGTCGCAGCCTGGCTTCAACCGCGCGATCGAGGCGCAGCGTCAGGTCGGCTCGCTGCTCAAGCCGTTCGTGTATCTGCTGGCGCTGGCGCAGCCGGACCACTACTCGCTGGCCAGTTGGGTCGACGATTCGCCGGTGACGGTGCAGCTCAGCCGCGGCAAGCGCTGGACCCCGGGCAATTCCGACAACCGCAGCCACGGCACGGTGCGGGTGGTCGATGCGCTGGCGCATTCGTACAACCAGGCCACGGTGCGGATCGGCATGCAGGTCGGGCCGGAGCGGGTGGCGCAGCTGATCAAGGTGCTGGCCGGGCTCGAGGCCGAGAACAATCCGTCGCTGATCCTGGGCGCGACCGACCAGAGCCCGTACGCGATGACCCAGCTGTACCAGTTCCTCGCCTCCGGCGGCGAGATCCAGCCGCTGCACGCGGTGCGCGGCGTGCTCGATCCGCAGGGCAAGCTGCTCAAGCGCTACGACAAGGCTCCGGCGCCGGCGCAGGAAGGCGATTCGGTCGCCGCCAACCTGGTCGGGCTGGCGCTGCAGCAGGTGGTCAGCAACGGCACCGCGCGGCAGCTGCTCGGCGACGGCCTGGGCAAGCTGACCCCGGCCGGCAAGACCGGCACCAGCAACGATGGCGTGGACAGCTGGTACGCCGGCTACACCGGCGATCATCTGGCGGTGATCTGGATCGGCAACGACCAGAACAAGCAGACCGGCCTGTACGGCGCCACCGGCGCGATGCGGGTATGGTCGGGCATCTTCGCGCGGCTGCCGAGTTCGCCGTTGAAGGTGCAGGGCAAGGGCATCGACTGGCAATGGATGGACCCGGCCGGCAGCAACAGCACCGATCCCAGCTGCCCCGGCGCGCGCCAGTTCCCGTTCGTGGTCGGCTTCGCCCCGGCGTTTGCGCCATGCGCGCCGCCGCAGGCGCTGCCCGAAGAAGGCCAGCCCGCCGCCGAGGGCGAGCAGAGCCGTGGCGGCGGCTGGCGCAGCTGGTTCGGCCTGGACAAGAAGAAAGAAACGCCGCCCGCCGACGCGGCGTCCACCCCTCCGGCGCAATGATCCACGGATGCCTGCCATGACCCGATACGCCCCTACCGTCGCCATCGCCGCGCTCAGCCTGCTGCTGGCCTCCTGCGTCAGCGCGCCGCCGCCGCCGCCCCCGCCGCCGGTGGACACCACTACCCCGGCGCAGCGCGTGGCCGTGATCGACGCCAGCGGCGGTGCCGACGACACCGAACTGAGCGTGCAGCCGTTGCGCGATCCGCAGGTCGAGGACCTGCGCGACAGCGCCAAGCGCAAGCGCGCGGCCGGCGACCTGGCCGGCGCGGCGGCGGCGCTGGACCAGGCCCTGCAACTGGTGCCGGAAGATCCGGCGCTGCTGCAGGACCGCGCCGAACTGGCCTTGCTGCTGAAGGACGACGCGGGCGCCGAGGTCTTCGCCAAGCGCGCCGTGGACCTGGGCTCGCAGACCGGTCCGCTGTGCCGGCGCCACTGGGCCACCATCGAGCAGTCGCGCCTGGCCCGCGGGCAGAAGGAGAACGCGGCGTCCGCGCATGCGCATATCGAGGGCTGCACGGTGGCGGGGATCAAGCGGTATTGATTGAGAGCTGGGATTGGGGATTGGGGATTCGGGATTGGTAGAAGCGACGGCGGTTCGGTTGTTTGTGGCAGGCAGATATCGCCACTTCGGTGGGCGCACTAAATAGCGAAACCGACGTGCCGCTCTAACGAATCCCCAATCCCGAATCCCCAATCCCGGCCCCCAATGTCCCTCAGCCATGCCAGCACCGAAGCGCTCAGCGAAGGCGGTGCGCTCGCCCGCCAGCTGGATGCGTTCGTGCCGCGTGCGGCGCAGCTGCGGCTGACCGCGGCGATCGCCGAGGCGTTCGAGCAGCGCGATGTGCTGCTCGCCGAGGCCGGCACCGGCACCGGCAAGACCTATGCGTACCTGGTGCCGGCGCTGCTGTCGGGGCTGAAGACCATCGTCTCCACCGGCACCCGCGCGCTGCAGGACCAGCTCTACCACCGCGATCTGCCGCGGGTGCGCGCGGCGCTGGGCGTGGGCTTGAACAGTGCGTTGCTGAAGGGCCGCGCCAACTATCTGTGCAAGTACCGGCTGGAGCAGGCCAAGGGCGAGCCGCGCTTCACCTCGCGCGAGCAGATCGCGCAGTTCCAGCGCATCGTCGCCTGGGGCGGGCGCACTCGCTTCGGCGACATCGCCGAGCTGGAGGCGCTGCCCGACGATTCGCCGCTGCTGCCGATGGTCACTTCGACCATGGACAACTGCCTGGGCACCGAATGCCCGTTCTGGGGCGAGTGCTTCGTGGTGCAGGCGCGGCAGCGCGCGCAGGCCGCCGACGTGGTGGTGGTCAACCATCACCTGCTGCTGGCCGACCTGGCGCTGAAGCAGGAAGGCTTCGGCGAGATTCTGCCCGGCGCGCAGGTCTTCGTCATCGACGAGGCGCATCAATTGCCGGAACTGGCGGCGAACTTCTTCGGCGAAAGCTTCGGCATGCGCCCGCTGCAGGAGCTGGCGCGCGACTGCCTGGCCGAGAGCCGCCACGTCGCCGGCGCGCTGGCCAGCCTGCAGGCGCCGGTGCAGGCGCTGGAGCAGGCCTTGCGCGAACTGCGCGCGGCGATGGAAGGCTTGCCCACCCGCGGCACGCAATGGCGGCTGCTGGCCAAGCCGCAGGTGCGCGACGGTTTCGATGCGCTGCTGGCGGAACTGGCGCGGCTGCAGGAGAGCCTGGCGGCGCTGCGCGAGGCCTCGCCTGGTTTCGACGCCTGCGCTGCGCGTGCGCAGGAGATGCGCGCGCGCCTGGGCCATTGGCTCGGCGACGACGCGCCGATCGCCGATTTCGACGCCGAGCCGGAACCGCCGTCCAACGATGTGCTGTGGTACGAACTCAGCGCGCGCGGCTTCCGCTGCCAGCGCACGCCGCTGGACGTGTCCGGCCCGTTGCGCCTGCATCGCGAGAAGTCGCACGCGGCGTGGGTGTTCACCTCGGCGACGCTGGCGGTGAAGGGCGATTTCGAGCACATCGCCACCCGCCTGGGCCTGAGCGATCCGATGACCCTGCTGCAGCCCAGCCCGTTCGATTGGGCGCGGCAGGCGCTGTGCTATCTGCCGGCGCTGCCGGATCCGAACGCGCGCGGTTTCGGCACCGCCTTGATCGCCGCGCTGCATCCGGTGCTGCAGGCCTCGCAGGGCCGCGCCTTCCTGCTGTTCGCCTCGCACCGCGCCTTGCGCGAAGCCGCCGAGGCATTGCGCGACGGGCCATGGCCGCTGTTCGTGCAGGGCGAGGCGCCGCGCGCGAGCCTGCTGCAGCGTTTTCGCGAGTCCGGCAACGGCGTGCTGCTCGGCTCGGCCAGCTTCCGCGAAGGCGTGGACGTGGTCGGCGATGCGCTGAGCGTGGTGGTGATCGACAAGCTGCCGTTCGCCGCGCCGGACGATCCGGTGTTCGAGGCGCGGCTGGACGCGATCCGCCGCGACGGCGGCAACCCGTTCCGCGACGAACAGCTGCCGCAGGCGGTGATCGCGCTGAAGCAGGGCGTGGGCCGGCTGATCCGCAGCGAGACCGACCGCGGCGTGCTGGTGCTGTGCGATCCGCGCCTGCTGTCCAAATCCTACGGCCGCACTTTCCTGGAATCGCTGCCGCCGTTCGCGCGCACCCGCGATGTCGAGGACGTGCGCCAGTTCTTCGGCGCCGGCGCCGCGGCGCCGGTGGATAATCACGAACACGTCGCGTCGCCGCCGTTCGACTAGCCAGCGCACGGCATCCGCTTTTTCGCCCTCGCTTCGCTTTTCGAATCCCCAATCCCGAATCCCCAATCCCGGCCTCCAATGAAAATCCTCGCCTTCGAAACCGCCACAGAAGCCCTCTCCGTCGCCGTACATGTCGATGGCACGGTCCTGGAGCGCTTCGAACTCGCGCCGCGCCGGCATGCCGAACTGGCGCTGCCGTGGGCCGAGCAGTTGCTGGCCGAGGCCGGCATCGCCCGCAGCCAGCTCGATGCGATCGCCTTCGGCCGCGGCCCCGGCGCGTTCACCGGCGTGCGCCTGGCGATCGCGCTGGCGCAGGGCATCGCGCTGGCGCTGGACCTGCCAGTGTTGCCGGTGTCCACCTTGCATGCGCTGGCCTTGCGCGCGCCGGCCGACGCGCCGCAGGTGCTGGCCGCGATCGACGCGCGCATGGGCGAGATCTATGCGGCGGCGTTCGTGCGCGATGCCGATGGCCTGCGCGCGCTGACGCCCGAGCAGGTGCTGATCCCGGACGCGTTCGTGCTGCCGCAGACGGACGCGCCCTGGCACGGCGTCGGCACCGGTTTCGCCGCCATCGACGCGACGCTGCAGCGGCGCCTGCACGCGCAGTTGCGCAGCGTCGATGCGCAGGCCTTGCCGCATGCCGCCGACGTGCTGACCCTGGCGCTGGCCGCCCATGCGCGCGGCGAAGCGATCGCGCCGGAGCGCGCCGAGCCGGCCTATCTGCGCGACAACGTCGCGCTGACCCTGGCCGAACAGCAGGCGCAGCGGGCCGCACGATGAGCGCGGCCGAGAGCGAGCGCACGCGGTTTCGCGGCTGCCTGCTGGGCCTGGCGGTCGGCGATGCAGTGGGGACCACGCTGGAATTCAAGGCGCCCGGCAGCTTCGCGCCGATCGACGACATGGTGGGCGGTGGTCCGTTCGAGCTGCAGCCCGGGCAGTGGACCGACGACACCTCGATGGCGCTGTGCCTGGCGCACAGCCTGCTGTACCGCGAAGGCTTCGACGCCGCCGACCAGATGAACCGCTATTGCAACTGGTACCGCCATGGCTACCTGAGCAGTACCGGCGCGTGTTTCGACATCGGCAACACCGTGCGCCAAGCGCTGGAGCGTTACCTGGACGGCGGCCCGGCGTTCAGCGGCAGCGACGACCCGCGCGCGGCCGGCAACGGCTCGCTGATGCGGCTGGCGCCGGTGGCGATGTACTACGCGCATCGCCCCGCCGTGCTGGCCGACCGCGCGGCGGACAGTTCGCGCACCACCCACGCCGCCGCCGAGGCGCTGGATGCCTGCCGGCTGTTCGCGTTGCAGTTGCGCGCGGCCATGCTCGGCGGCGAGCGCGCGCAGGTGCTGCAGGCGCCGGATGTGGCGCTGGACACGCCGGCGCTGCGTGCGCTGGCCATGCGCGATCATGCCGCGGTGCCGGCAACGCAGATCCGCGGTACCGGCTACGTGGTCGATGCGCTGTCGGCGGCGCTGTGGTGTTTCGCAACGACCGATTGCTTCGCCGATGCGGTATTGCGCGCGGCCAACCTCGGCGACGACGCCGACACCACCGCGGCGATCTGCGGCCAGCTGGCCGGCGCCTTCTACGGCATCGACGGCATCCCCGCCGCCTGGCGCGCGCGCGTGCAGGACGCGGCGGAGATCGTGGCGCTGGCCGATCGCCTGCACCAGGCCAGCGTGGCGGGATGAACGCATGCGGGGAGGCCGGCGATGGCGCGCCGGCCTCCCCGCGTTGCGACCGCGCAGTCGCGGTCAGTAGTCGTAGCTGACGCTCAACCGCAGCGAGCGCGGTGCCTGGCGCAGCAGCGCC
Proteins encoded:
- a CDS encoding bifunctional (p)ppGpp synthetase/guanosine-3',5'-bis(diphosphate) 3'-pyrophosphohydrolase, whose product is MNHSPHPGLEALLQRPAAAALAPALREALLQTWQAQPEQTARAPWPVLADTLDALALLSADEAALLAALLFDLPGLRAQLAQLPVAPPARAQAVVGLLDGQDAADQVWALHAGREAGRNSEGLRRLLLSIVQDLRVVPILLARQLAKMRVADKLPEAQRRALAQLTRDIHAPLANRLGIWQLKWELEDLAFRHLEPDTYRRIAREVDESRVARERYIEAVKKLLSKALGEQGLQAEISGRPKHIYSIWRKMQKKRLAFDQLYDLRAVRVMVDDVAACYAALGVVHALWAPVPSEFDDYIARPKANDYRSLHTAVVGPEGRTIEVQIRTHEMHAQAELGVAAHWKYKEGGKGAEKAFDRKITWMRQLLEQSQDGEQGGLAGALDAELVEDRVYALTPMGEVIDLPQGATPLDFAYHVHTMVGHRCRGAKVNNRIVPLTHKLRSGDRVEILTGKEAEPRRDWLLPANGYLASGRSRDKVRAWFHKLDRARNVQAGKDLLERELKRLGLQHADLLPAAKKFHADGIEELYIQVALGDVGPSQVGRALHEAERAAAQPAAPALPRPTARRSGLAKSKFTVQGVGNLLVQLARCCQPVAGEPIAGYLTRTRGVTVHRVDCASFARLAASNPQRVLPVEWGQAGGGYEVDVLVRAMDRRWLLKDITNLIAQEDAHVLEINSDNVRDSGRTQLRLRLKVGDYGQLSTLLGKLDALPGVDEARRLG
- a CDS encoding glycosyltransferase — protein: MSMSWANLRYALNRFAGLLRRGLASLRARGWRSTWQRLRVHAQPLPPPRRTLFAVAPQPFAAFAVPASDAPLVSIVIPVYNHVAHTLACLRALAAHPPAAACEILVIDDGSSDETIHWLPQLQGLHYHVRSQNGGFIATCNDGAARARGRYLVFLNNDTVPQPGWLDALLDTFAQVPQAGLVTAQLLYPDGRLQEAGGVVFADGSAWSYGRFESPDDPRYAYLRDIDYGAGAALAIERQRFLALGGFDTRYMPAYYEDTDLAFAVRKAGLRTLLQPASQVVHDEGTSNGTDTGSGIKAYQVRNRGVFAAKWVDVLAQQLLPGTTPTPAQLHRQQRQVLILDEAVPQPDRDSASLRQLNLIRLLLQEGAHVVFVPSGREYASRHSEALQRLGVEVWYAPYLKSVSGFLQQHGARFHAVLLVRHHVAHACLPLLRRFAPQARRLFDTVDLHYLRERRGAELAGDARLLREAERTRTRELEVMAQVDVTVLVSGVEREQLQREAPQVRTALISNLHEVAGPGLPWAQRRDLVFVGGFRHAPNVDAVRWFLHEVFPPLRALLPELHFHCIGADMPDDIRRLGAATPGVELHGYVPDIAAYMDEIRIAVAPLRFGAGVKGKVNLSMAHGQPVVATPCAVEGMHLRHGEDVLIADSAPQFVAALAQLYTDEALWNTLAGNGLRNIATHFSLDAARATVRQVFLD
- the mrcB gene encoding penicillin-binding protein 1B, with amino-acid sequence MPRRYDDNDTDDQDTDDLDSGASPWRRRLLTWGLAATALGLGFLIPYTVYLNKQVTQRFGELRWQIPTRVYARPLGLAPDTAMDAQTLKTELDAASYREDAGAQRPGTYQQDGSRFVIASRGYIDVDGRVAPRRVEVSLSGGRVAALRDAQTRKSLTAARLDPARIATLYGQKQEERRLVRVDEVPELLVTGLQAVEDRDFNYHHGIDLSGMVRAAWVMVRSGGKSRQGASTLTQQLARSGLLGIGKEQTLTRKFNEILYALIMEARYDKRTILEAYLNQVYLGQRGSQAIHGVASGAEFWFGRELDSLPPEQVALLIGLVKGPSYYDPRRFPERAMDRRNFVLGKLRESELIDEPTYRKALAAPLGVPANPGLVAANRFPAYVDLVRRQLARDYPESALQGAGLSVLTGMSPSAQAYAEGAVTRTLTALETNKKRPPLQAGLVLTDTHNGDVLAVVGSRDVSQPGFNRAIEAQRQVGSLLKPFVYLLALAQPDHYSLASWVDDSPVTVQLSRGKRWTPGNSDNRSHGTVRVVDALAHSYNQATVRIGMQVGPERVAQLIKVLAGLEAENNPSLILGATDQSPYAMTQLYQFLASGGEIQPLHAVRGVLDPQGKLLKRYDKAPAPAQEGDSVAANLVGLALQQVVSNGTARQLLGDGLGKLTPAGKTGTSNDGVDSWYAGYTGDHLAVIWIGNDQNKQTGLYGATGAMRVWSGIFARLPSSPLKVQGKGIDWQWMDPAGSNSTDPSCPGARQFPFVVGFAPAFAPCAPPQALPEEGQPAAEGEQSRGGGWRSWFGLDKKKETPPADAASTPPAQ
- a CDS encoding ATP-dependent DNA helicase, which translates into the protein MSLSHASTEALSEGGALARQLDAFVPRAAQLRLTAAIAEAFEQRDVLLAEAGTGTGKTYAYLVPALLSGLKTIVSTGTRALQDQLYHRDLPRVRAALGVGLNSALLKGRANYLCKYRLEQAKGEPRFTSREQIAQFQRIVAWGGRTRFGDIAELEALPDDSPLLPMVTSTMDNCLGTECPFWGECFVVQARQRAQAADVVVVNHHLLLADLALKQEGFGEILPGAQVFVIDEAHQLPELAANFFGESFGMRPLQELARDCLAESRHVAGALASLQAPVQALEQALRELRAAMEGLPTRGTQWRLLAKPQVRDGFDALLAELARLQESLAALREASPGFDACAARAQEMRARLGHWLGDDAPIADFDAEPEPPSNDVLWYELSARGFRCQRTPLDVSGPLRLHREKSHAAWVFTSATLAVKGDFEHIATRLGLSDPMTLLQPSPFDWARQALCYLPALPDPNARGFGTALIAALHPVLQASQGRAFLLFASHRALREAAEALRDGPWPLFVQGEAPRASLLQRFRESGNGVLLGSASFREGVDVVGDALSVVVIDKLPFAAPDDPVFEARLDAIRRDGGNPFRDEQLPQAVIALKQGVGRLIRSETDRGVLVLCDPRLLSKSYGRTFLESLPPFARTRDVEDVRQFFGAGAAAPVDNHEHVASPPFD
- the tsaB gene encoding tRNA (adenosine(37)-N6)-threonylcarbamoyltransferase complex dimerization subunit type 1 TsaB, whose translation is MKILAFETATEALSVAVHVDGTVLERFELAPRRHAELALPWAEQLLAEAGIARSQLDAIAFGRGPGAFTGVRLAIALAQGIALALDLPVLPVSTLHALALRAPADAPQVLAAIDARMGEIYAAAFVRDADGLRALTPEQVLIPDAFVLPQTDAPWHGVGTGFAAIDATLQRRLHAQLRSVDAQALPHAADVLTLALAAHARGEAIAPERAEPAYLRDNVALTLAEQQAQRAAR